Proteins encoded by one window of Megachile rotundata isolate GNS110a chromosome 10, iyMegRotu1, whole genome shotgun sequence:
- the e(y)2 gene encoding enhancer of yellow 2, translating into MKTAPHQRLVMVGDRDGLKELLRRRLVECGWRDQVKLICKDLIKEHGHEITYDKLLSMVTSKARTLVPDSVKKELLQKIKNQLIAQEEKLKM; encoded by the exons ATGAAGACTGCTCCACATCAAAGGTTGGTCATGGTTGGCGATCGCGATGG attgaaaGAGTTATTACGTCGTCGATTAGTTGAATGTGGTTGGAGAGATCAAGTGAAATTAATCTGCAAAGATTTGATAAAAGAACATGGTCATGAAATTACTTACGACAAATTGCTTTCAATGGTTACGAGTAAAGCAAGGACTCTTGTACCAGACTCTGTTAAGAAGGAacttttacaaaaaataaagaatcagCTAATTGCTcaagaagaaaaattaaaaatgtga
- the LOC100882419 gene encoding uncharacterized protein LOC100882419 isoform X8, protein MGSSQQFSLRWNNYLKHITCAFDTLRTEEDLVDVTLSCEGKRIRAHKMLLSACSTYFRDLFKENPCQHPVIIFRNVKFDDLAALVDFMYQGEVNVVQEQLASFLTTAELLAVQGLTDGTGKDNDSLVEDDMELPNEPEIQLQNAASKTMDSKRNKSPSSPMPYHPIDIQPDAPPSKRRKCRENANTNADKTVGNALSTKDSENKSSENQSTAGSDPVEIIPLMPNLKLEMPEYLVQDGSSCSYEEQSLGDNSLNKIGIEDTSSNTPEHDQKPDITQTFYSSNQSTSDSMDLKHQSADVGHLLSKPSTSGERLTQEAVQD, encoded by the exons ATGGGTTCGAGTCAACAATTTTCTCTTAGGtggaataattatttgaaacacaTTACGTGTGCTTTTGACACATTAAGGACAGAAGAAGATCTTGTCGATGTAACTTTAAGCTGCGAGGGTAAAAGAATAAGAGCGCACAAAATGCTCTTATCGGCGTGTAGTAcatattttagagatttatttAAG gaAAATCCTTGTCAGCATCCAGTTATAATATTTCGTAACGTGAAATTCGATGATTTAGCTGCCTTAGTTGATTTTATGTATCAAGGTGAAGTAAACGTAGTTCAAGAACAGTTAGCAAGTTTTTTAACTACCGCCGAATTATTAGCTGTTCAAGGTCTTACAGATGGTACAGGAAAAGATAACGACAGTTTAGTAGAG GATGATATGGAACTTCCTAACGAACCTGAAATTCAACTTCAAAATGCTGCCAGCAAAACAATGGATAGTAAAAGAAATAAGTCACCATCATCGCCGATGCCTTATCATCCCATCGATATACAACCCGACGCTCCACCAAGCAAAAGACGAAAATGTCGGGAAAATGCGAATACAAATGCAGATAAGACTGTAGGTAATGCTTTATCTACGAAAGACTCCGAAAATAAATCATCGGAAAATCAGTCGACGGCCGGCTCGGATCCCGTTGAAATAATTCCTCTTAtgccaaatttgaaattggaaatgcCCGAGTATTTAGTACAAGATGGAAGTAGCTGTAGTTACGAAGAACAAAGTTTAGGAGACAATTCGCTAAATAAAATTGGTATAGAAGACACATCTTCTAACACCCCGGAACATGATCAGAAACCCGACATCACTCAAACATTCTATTCAAGTAATCAGTCCACTTCGGATAGTATGGATCTCAAACATCAGTCAGCGGATGTTG GCCACTTACTTTCAAAACCTAGTACATCCGGAGAAAGGTTAACGCAAGAGGCAGTACAGG ACTGA
- the LOC100882419 gene encoding uncharacterized protein LOC100882419 isoform X5 — MGSSQQFSLRWNNYLKHITCAFDTLRTEEDLVDVTLSCEGKRIRAHKMLLSACSTYFRDLFKENPCQHPVIIFRNVKFDDLAALVDFMYQGEVNVVQEQLASFLTTAELLAVQGLTDGTGKDNDSLVEDDMELPNEPEIQLQNAASKTMDSKRNKSPSSPMPYHPIDIQPDAPPSKRRKCRENANTNADKTVGNALSTKDSENKSSENQSTAGSDPVEIIPLMPNLKLEMPEYLVQDGSSCSYEEQSLGDNSLNKIGIEDTSSNTPEHDQKPDITQTFYSSNQSTSDSMDLKHQSADVGHLLSKPSTSGERLTQEAVQGGITYVSGQPHSLSKANGHGKVCVHCKQRGMVTSRGKLRQTRFKCWPCNACLCRWPCFVDFHKMRAIPHIPPP, encoded by the exons ATGGGTTCGAGTCAACAATTTTCTCTTAGGtggaataattatttgaaacacaTTACGTGTGCTTTTGACACATTAAGGACAGAAGAAGATCTTGTCGATGTAACTTTAAGCTGCGAGGGTAAAAGAATAAGAGCGCACAAAATGCTCTTATCGGCGTGTAGTAcatattttagagatttatttAAG gaAAATCCTTGTCAGCATCCAGTTATAATATTTCGTAACGTGAAATTCGATGATTTAGCTGCCTTAGTTGATTTTATGTATCAAGGTGAAGTAAACGTAGTTCAAGAACAGTTAGCAAGTTTTTTAACTACCGCCGAATTATTAGCTGTTCAAGGTCTTACAGATGGTACAGGAAAAGATAACGACAGTTTAGTAGAG GATGATATGGAACTTCCTAACGAACCTGAAATTCAACTTCAAAATGCTGCCAGCAAAACAATGGATAGTAAAAGAAATAAGTCACCATCATCGCCGATGCCTTATCATCCCATCGATATACAACCCGACGCTCCACCAAGCAAAAGACGAAAATGTCGGGAAAATGCGAATACAAATGCAGATAAGACTGTAGGTAATGCTTTATCTACGAAAGACTCCGAAAATAAATCATCGGAAAATCAGTCGACGGCCGGCTCGGATCCCGTTGAAATAATTCCTCTTAtgccaaatttgaaattggaaatgcCCGAGTATTTAGTACAAGATGGAAGTAGCTGTAGTTACGAAGAACAAAGTTTAGGAGACAATTCGCTAAATAAAATTGGTATAGAAGACACATCTTCTAACACCCCGGAACATGATCAGAAACCCGACATCACTCAAACATTCTATTCAAGTAATCAGTCCACTTCGGATAGTATGGATCTCAAACATCAGTCAGCGGATGTTG GCCACTTACTTTCAAAACCTAGTACATCCGGAGAAAGGTTAACGCAAGAGGCAGTACAGG GAGGGATTACGTACGTATCTGGTCAGCCGCATAGCCTCAGCAAAGCAAACGGCCACGGAAAAGTATGTGTACACTGCAAGCAGCGCGGAATGGTCACATCACGTGGAAAGCTCAGGCAGACGCGCTTCAAATGTTGGCCCTGCAATGCCTGTTTGTGCCGCTGGCCATGTTTCGTCGATTTTCACAAAATGCGCGCCATCCCGCACATCCCGCCCCCATAG
- the Nedd8 gene encoding nedd8 ubiquitin like modifier, translated as MLIKVKTLTGKEIEIDIEPTDKVERIKERVEEKEGIPPQQQRLIFSGKQMNDEKTAQDYKVQGGSVLHLVLALRGGL; from the exons ATGTTGATCAAAGTGAAG ACTCTTACCGGAAAGGAG ATTGAAATAGATATAGAACCTACAGATAAAGTAGAACGGATCAAGGAAAGAGTGGAAGAGAAGGAAGGAATACCGCCTCAGCAACAACGATTAATATTTTCTGGGAAACAAAT GAATGATGAGAAAACAGCGCAAGATTATAAGGTTCAAGGTGGATCAGTGTTGCATTTGGTACTCGCATTAAGGGGGGGCTTGTAA
- the LOC100882419 gene encoding uncharacterized protein LOC100882419 isoform X3, translating into MGSSQQFSLRWNNYLKHITCAFDTLRTEEDLVDVTLSCEGKRIRAHKMLLSACSTYFRDLFKENPCQHPVIIFRNVKFDDLAALVDFMYQGEVNVVQEQLASFLTTAELLAVQGLTDGTGKDNDSLVEDDMELPNEPEIQLQNAASKTMDSKRNKSPSSPMPYHPIDIQPDAPPSKRRKCRENANTNADKTVGNALSTKDSENKSSENQSTAGSDPVEIIPLMPNLKLEMPEYLVQDGSSCSYEEQSLGDNSLNKIGIEDTSSNTPEHDQKPDITQTFYSSNQSTSDSMDLKHQSADVGHLLSKPSTSGERLTQEAVQGGVGRNRKHVGDTTGQVVMQGPGRFSCRLCGSVYKHLASLTQHLEVHRNQTTCILCHTTLSRRTDLRRHMRLKHNMQWQKTIQKQRSSKNELDS; encoded by the exons ATGGGTTCGAGTCAACAATTTTCTCTTAGGtggaataattatttgaaacacaTTACGTGTGCTTTTGACACATTAAGGACAGAAGAAGATCTTGTCGATGTAACTTTAAGCTGCGAGGGTAAAAGAATAAGAGCGCACAAAATGCTCTTATCGGCGTGTAGTAcatattttagagatttatttAAG gaAAATCCTTGTCAGCATCCAGTTATAATATTTCGTAACGTGAAATTCGATGATTTAGCTGCCTTAGTTGATTTTATGTATCAAGGTGAAGTAAACGTAGTTCAAGAACAGTTAGCAAGTTTTTTAACTACCGCCGAATTATTAGCTGTTCAAGGTCTTACAGATGGTACAGGAAAAGATAACGACAGTTTAGTAGAG GATGATATGGAACTTCCTAACGAACCTGAAATTCAACTTCAAAATGCTGCCAGCAAAACAATGGATAGTAAAAGAAATAAGTCACCATCATCGCCGATGCCTTATCATCCCATCGATATACAACCCGACGCTCCACCAAGCAAAAGACGAAAATGTCGGGAAAATGCGAATACAAATGCAGATAAGACTGTAGGTAATGCTTTATCTACGAAAGACTCCGAAAATAAATCATCGGAAAATCAGTCGACGGCCGGCTCGGATCCCGTTGAAATAATTCCTCTTAtgccaaatttgaaattggaaatgcCCGAGTATTTAGTACAAGATGGAAGTAGCTGTAGTTACGAAGAACAAAGTTTAGGAGACAATTCGCTAAATAAAATTGGTATAGAAGACACATCTTCTAACACCCCGGAACATGATCAGAAACCCGACATCACTCAAACATTCTATTCAAGTAATCAGTCCACTTCGGATAGTATGGATCTCAAACATCAGTCAGCGGATGTTG GCCACTTACTTTCAAAACCTAGTACATCCGGAGAAAGGTTAACGCAAGAGGCAGTACAGG GGGGGGTGGGACGCAATCGGAAGCATGTTGGCGATACAACTGGTCAAGTGGTGATGCAGGGTCCAGGGCGTTTTTCGTGCAGACTCTGCGGAAGCGTTTACAAGCACCTTGCTTCGCTGACCCAGCACCTCGAAGTGCATCGCAACCAGACAACCTGCATCCTATGTCACACCACTCTCAGTCGTAGAACCGACCTGCGACGTCACATGCGTTTGAAACATAACATGCAATGGCAAAAAACGATCCAGAAACAGCGCAGCTCGAAAAACGAATTGGACTCATAG
- the LOC100882419 gene encoding uncharacterized protein LOC100882419 isoform X6 translates to MGSSQQFSLRWNNYLKHITCAFDTLRTEEDLVDVTLSCEGKRIRAHKMLLSACSTYFRDLFKENPCQHPVIIFRNVKFDDLAALVDFMYQGEVNVVQEQLASFLTTAELLAVQGLTDGTGKDNDSLVEDDMELPNEPEIQLQNAASKTMDSKRNKSPSSPMPYHPIDIQPDAPPSKRRKCRENANTNADKTVGNALSTKDSENKSSENQSTAGSDPVEIIPLMPNLKLEMPEYLVQDGSSCSYEEQSLGDNSLNKIGIEDTSSNTPEHDQKPDITQTFYSSNQSTSDSMDLKHQSADVGHLLSKPSTSGERLTQEAVQVTTLFHSLSLSPLSVSDTYIDTNIGIFVYVTVMF, encoded by the exons ATGGGTTCGAGTCAACAATTTTCTCTTAGGtggaataattatttgaaacacaTTACGTGTGCTTTTGACACATTAAGGACAGAAGAAGATCTTGTCGATGTAACTTTAAGCTGCGAGGGTAAAAGAATAAGAGCGCACAAAATGCTCTTATCGGCGTGTAGTAcatattttagagatttatttAAG gaAAATCCTTGTCAGCATCCAGTTATAATATTTCGTAACGTGAAATTCGATGATTTAGCTGCCTTAGTTGATTTTATGTATCAAGGTGAAGTAAACGTAGTTCAAGAACAGTTAGCAAGTTTTTTAACTACCGCCGAATTATTAGCTGTTCAAGGTCTTACAGATGGTACAGGAAAAGATAACGACAGTTTAGTAGAG GATGATATGGAACTTCCTAACGAACCTGAAATTCAACTTCAAAATGCTGCCAGCAAAACAATGGATAGTAAAAGAAATAAGTCACCATCATCGCCGATGCCTTATCATCCCATCGATATACAACCCGACGCTCCACCAAGCAAAAGACGAAAATGTCGGGAAAATGCGAATACAAATGCAGATAAGACTGTAGGTAATGCTTTATCTACGAAAGACTCCGAAAATAAATCATCGGAAAATCAGTCGACGGCCGGCTCGGATCCCGTTGAAATAATTCCTCTTAtgccaaatttgaaattggaaatgcCCGAGTATTTAGTACAAGATGGAAGTAGCTGTAGTTACGAAGAACAAAGTTTAGGAGACAATTCGCTAAATAAAATTGGTATAGAAGACACATCTTCTAACACCCCGGAACATGATCAGAAACCCGACATCACTCAAACATTCTATTCAAGTAATCAGTCCACTTCGGATAGTATGGATCTCAAACATCAGTCAGCGGATGTTG GCCACTTACTTTCAAAACCTAGTACATCCGGAGAAAGGTTAACGCAAGAGGCAGTACAGG taACGACTCTCtttcattctctctctctctctcctctctctGTCAGCGACACTTACATAGATACAAATATTGGCATCTTCGTTTACGTAACGGTAATGTTCTAA
- the LOC100882419 gene encoding uncharacterized protein LOC100882419 isoform X4, which translates to MGSSQQFSLRWNNYLKHITCAFDTLRTEEDLVDVTLSCEGKRIRAHKMLLSACSTYFRDLFKENPCQHPVIIFRNVKFDDLAALVDFMYQGEVNVVQEQLASFLTTAELLAVQGLTDGTGKDNDSLVEDDMELPNEPEIQLQNAASKTMDSKRNKSPSSPMPYHPIDIQPDAPPSKRRKCRENANTNADKTVGNALSTKDSENKSSENQSTAGSDPVEIIPLMPNLKLEMPEYLVQDGSSCSYEEQSLGDNSLNKIGIEDTSSNTPEHDQKPDITQTFYSSNQSTSDSMDLKHQSADVGHLLSKPSTSGERLTQEAVQGTRRQRQPCELVPVRTTENHFPEYVPSTAKKSNATRRCKVCASKGLRKESRYYCSYCNVGLCVTPCFKEFHVKGDVK; encoded by the exons ATGGGTTCGAGTCAACAATTTTCTCTTAGGtggaataattatttgaaacacaTTACGTGTGCTTTTGACACATTAAGGACAGAAGAAGATCTTGTCGATGTAACTTTAAGCTGCGAGGGTAAAAGAATAAGAGCGCACAAAATGCTCTTATCGGCGTGTAGTAcatattttagagatttatttAAG gaAAATCCTTGTCAGCATCCAGTTATAATATTTCGTAACGTGAAATTCGATGATTTAGCTGCCTTAGTTGATTTTATGTATCAAGGTGAAGTAAACGTAGTTCAAGAACAGTTAGCAAGTTTTTTAACTACCGCCGAATTATTAGCTGTTCAAGGTCTTACAGATGGTACAGGAAAAGATAACGACAGTTTAGTAGAG GATGATATGGAACTTCCTAACGAACCTGAAATTCAACTTCAAAATGCTGCCAGCAAAACAATGGATAGTAAAAGAAATAAGTCACCATCATCGCCGATGCCTTATCATCCCATCGATATACAACCCGACGCTCCACCAAGCAAAAGACGAAAATGTCGGGAAAATGCGAATACAAATGCAGATAAGACTGTAGGTAATGCTTTATCTACGAAAGACTCCGAAAATAAATCATCGGAAAATCAGTCGACGGCCGGCTCGGATCCCGTTGAAATAATTCCTCTTAtgccaaatttgaaattggaaatgcCCGAGTATTTAGTACAAGATGGAAGTAGCTGTAGTTACGAAGAACAAAGTTTAGGAGACAATTCGCTAAATAAAATTGGTATAGAAGACACATCTTCTAACACCCCGGAACATGATCAGAAACCCGACATCACTCAAACATTCTATTCAAGTAATCAGTCCACTTCGGATAGTATGGATCTCAAACATCAGTCAGCGGATGTTG GCCACTTACTTTCAAAACCTAGTACATCCGGAGAAAGGTTAACGCAAGAGGCAGTACAGG GAACAAGGAGGCAGAGGCAACCGTGCGAATTGGTTCCAGTAAGGACTACAGAAAATCACTTTCCAGAATATGTTCCGTCAACGGCCAAGAAATCAAACGCTACAAGAAGATGTAAAGTTTGCGCGTCTAAAGGATTGCGAAAGGAATCTCGCTACTACTGTTCTTACTGTAACGTAGGATTGTGTGTCACCCCTTGTTTCAAGGAATTTCATGTTAAAGGCGACGTGAAATGA
- the LOC100882419 gene encoding uncharacterized protein LOC100882419 isoform X7, whose protein sequence is MGSSQQFSLRWNNYLKHITCAFDTLRTEEDLVDVTLSCEGKRIRAHKMLLSACSTYFRDLFKENPCQHPVIIFRNVKFDDLAALVDFMYQGEVNVVQEQLASFLTTAELLAVQGLTDGTGKDNDSLVEDDMELPNEPEIQLQNAASKTMDSKRNKSPSSPMPYHPIDIQPDAPPSKRRKCRENANTNADKTVGNALSTKDSENKSSENQSTAGSDPVEIIPLMPNLKLEMPEYLVQDGSSCSYEEQSLGDNSLNKIGIEDTSSNTPEHDQKPDITQTFYSSNQSTSDSMDLKHQSADVGHLLSKPSTSGERLTQEAVQEIDGKMTRHGKGQAASLQKLSGSSSA, encoded by the exons ATGGGTTCGAGTCAACAATTTTCTCTTAGGtggaataattatttgaaacacaTTACGTGTGCTTTTGACACATTAAGGACAGAAGAAGATCTTGTCGATGTAACTTTAAGCTGCGAGGGTAAAAGAATAAGAGCGCACAAAATGCTCTTATCGGCGTGTAGTAcatattttagagatttatttAAG gaAAATCCTTGTCAGCATCCAGTTATAATATTTCGTAACGTGAAATTCGATGATTTAGCTGCCTTAGTTGATTTTATGTATCAAGGTGAAGTAAACGTAGTTCAAGAACAGTTAGCAAGTTTTTTAACTACCGCCGAATTATTAGCTGTTCAAGGTCTTACAGATGGTACAGGAAAAGATAACGACAGTTTAGTAGAG GATGATATGGAACTTCCTAACGAACCTGAAATTCAACTTCAAAATGCTGCCAGCAAAACAATGGATAGTAAAAGAAATAAGTCACCATCATCGCCGATGCCTTATCATCCCATCGATATACAACCCGACGCTCCACCAAGCAAAAGACGAAAATGTCGGGAAAATGCGAATACAAATGCAGATAAGACTGTAGGTAATGCTTTATCTACGAAAGACTCCGAAAATAAATCATCGGAAAATCAGTCGACGGCCGGCTCGGATCCCGTTGAAATAATTCCTCTTAtgccaaatttgaaattggaaatgcCCGAGTATTTAGTACAAGATGGAAGTAGCTGTAGTTACGAAGAACAAAGTTTAGGAGACAATTCGCTAAATAAAATTGGTATAGAAGACACATCTTCTAACACCCCGGAACATGATCAGAAACCCGACATCACTCAAACATTCTATTCAAGTAATCAGTCCACTTCGGATAGTATGGATCTCAAACATCAGTCAGCGGATGTTG GCCACTTACTTTCAAAACCTAGTACATCCGGAGAAAGGTTAACGCAAGAGGCAGTACAGG AGATCGACGGTAAAATGACGAGACACGGAAAGGGGCAAGCAGCGAGCCTACAGAAACTAAGCGGAAGCTCTAGTGCTTGA
- the LOC100882419 gene encoding uncharacterized protein LOC100882419 isoform X2 — translation MGSSQQFSLRWNNYLKHITCAFDTLRTEEDLVDVTLSCEGKRIRAHKMLLSACSTYFRDLFKENPCQHPVIIFRNVKFDDLAALVDFMYQGEVNVVQEQLASFLTTAELLAVQGLTDGTGKDNDSLVEDDMELPNEPEIQLQNAASKTMDSKRNKSPSSPMPYHPIDIQPDAPPSKRRKCRENANTNADKTVGNALSTKDSENKSSENQSTAGSDPVEIIPLMPNLKLEMPEYLVQDGSSCSYEEQSLGDNSLNKIGIEDTSSNTPEHDQKPDITQTFYSSNQSTSDSMDLKHQSADVGHLLSKPSTSGERLTQEAVQERAGDTAGGGGGSGGGATADLVSDDDYGQSTDTELLFRCRICWKGFKHPMSLTLHKDLHTGQTRCPICQRIFSRSYDMKAHLLRIHKCTFSVDAKLNFRK, via the exons ATGGGTTCGAGTCAACAATTTTCTCTTAGGtggaataattatttgaaacacaTTACGTGTGCTTTTGACACATTAAGGACAGAAGAAGATCTTGTCGATGTAACTTTAAGCTGCGAGGGTAAAAGAATAAGAGCGCACAAAATGCTCTTATCGGCGTGTAGTAcatattttagagatttatttAAG gaAAATCCTTGTCAGCATCCAGTTATAATATTTCGTAACGTGAAATTCGATGATTTAGCTGCCTTAGTTGATTTTATGTATCAAGGTGAAGTAAACGTAGTTCAAGAACAGTTAGCAAGTTTTTTAACTACCGCCGAATTATTAGCTGTTCAAGGTCTTACAGATGGTACAGGAAAAGATAACGACAGTTTAGTAGAG GATGATATGGAACTTCCTAACGAACCTGAAATTCAACTTCAAAATGCTGCCAGCAAAACAATGGATAGTAAAAGAAATAAGTCACCATCATCGCCGATGCCTTATCATCCCATCGATATACAACCCGACGCTCCACCAAGCAAAAGACGAAAATGTCGGGAAAATGCGAATACAAATGCAGATAAGACTGTAGGTAATGCTTTATCTACGAAAGACTCCGAAAATAAATCATCGGAAAATCAGTCGACGGCCGGCTCGGATCCCGTTGAAATAATTCCTCTTAtgccaaatttgaaattggaaatgcCCGAGTATTTAGTACAAGATGGAAGTAGCTGTAGTTACGAAGAACAAAGTTTAGGAGACAATTCGCTAAATAAAATTGGTATAGAAGACACATCTTCTAACACCCCGGAACATGATCAGAAACCCGACATCACTCAAACATTCTATTCAAGTAATCAGTCCACTTCGGATAGTATGGATCTCAAACATCAGTCAGCGGATGTTG GCCACTTACTTTCAAAACCTAGTACATCCGGAGAAAGGTTAACGCAAGAGGCAGTACAGG AACGAGCAGGAGATACCGCAGGGGGCGGGGGTGGTAGCGGCGGTGGCGCAACCGCGGACCTCGTCTCGGACGATGACTATGGTCAGTCCACGGACACAGAATTGTTGTTTCGCTGTAGAATTTGTTGGAAGGGTTTCAAGCATCCGATGTCGTTGACACTGCACAAGGACTTGCATACAGGGCAGACCAGGTGCCCGATTTGTCAGCGCATTTTTAGTCGAAGTTACGACATGAAGGCTCATTTGCTGCGCATCCACAAGTGCACGTTCAGTGTCGACGCGAAGTTGAACTTTCGAAAGTGA
- the LOC100882419 gene encoding uncharacterized protein LOC100882419 isoform X1: MGSSQQFSLRWNNYLKHITCAFDTLRTEEDLVDVTLSCEGKRIRAHKMLLSACSTYFRDLFKENPCQHPVIIFRNVKFDDLAALVDFMYQGEVNVVQEQLASFLTTAELLAVQGLTDGTGKDNDSLVEDDMELPNEPEIQLQNAASKTMDSKRNKSPSSPMPYHPIDIQPDAPPSKRRKCRENANTNADKTVGNALSTKDSENKSSENQSTAGSDPVEIIPLMPNLKLEMPEYLVQDGSSCSYEEQSLGDNSLNKIGIEDTSSNTPEHDQKPDITQTFYSSNQSTSDSMDLKHQSADVGHLLSKPSTSGERLTQEAVQEPKHASTSIGNHHRHGEQPEQSQSQSQQQQQQQQHQYQQQQQTNVGYERIRRRSKPLHDESGRWVCDVCGRAYNRGDSLAHHRSIHRGDTICPICQSVFTRKYTMRCHMFNIHGIK; the protein is encoded by the exons ATGGGTTCGAGTCAACAATTTTCTCTTAGGtggaataattatttgaaacacaTTACGTGTGCTTTTGACACATTAAGGACAGAAGAAGATCTTGTCGATGTAACTTTAAGCTGCGAGGGTAAAAGAATAAGAGCGCACAAAATGCTCTTATCGGCGTGTAGTAcatattttagagatttatttAAG gaAAATCCTTGTCAGCATCCAGTTATAATATTTCGTAACGTGAAATTCGATGATTTAGCTGCCTTAGTTGATTTTATGTATCAAGGTGAAGTAAACGTAGTTCAAGAACAGTTAGCAAGTTTTTTAACTACCGCCGAATTATTAGCTGTTCAAGGTCTTACAGATGGTACAGGAAAAGATAACGACAGTTTAGTAGAG GATGATATGGAACTTCCTAACGAACCTGAAATTCAACTTCAAAATGCTGCCAGCAAAACAATGGATAGTAAAAGAAATAAGTCACCATCATCGCCGATGCCTTATCATCCCATCGATATACAACCCGACGCTCCACCAAGCAAAAGACGAAAATGTCGGGAAAATGCGAATACAAATGCAGATAAGACTGTAGGTAATGCTTTATCTACGAAAGACTCCGAAAATAAATCATCGGAAAATCAGTCGACGGCCGGCTCGGATCCCGTTGAAATAATTCCTCTTAtgccaaatttgaaattggaaatgcCCGAGTATTTAGTACAAGATGGAAGTAGCTGTAGTTACGAAGAACAAAGTTTAGGAGACAATTCGCTAAATAAAATTGGTATAGAAGACACATCTTCTAACACCCCGGAACATGATCAGAAACCCGACATCACTCAAACATTCTATTCAAGTAATCAGTCCACTTCGGATAGTATGGATCTCAAACATCAGTCAGCGGATGTTG GCCACTTACTTTCAAAACCTAGTACATCCGGAGAAAGGTTAACGCAAGAGGCAGTACAGG AACCTAAGCACGCTTCTACGTCTATCGGGAACCATCATCGTCATGGTGAGCAACCAGAGCAGTCGCAGTCGCAgtcgcagcagcagcaacaacaacaacaacatcaATACCAACAACAGCAACAGACGAACGTCGGTTACGAAAGGATCAGACGTAGGTCTAAGCCTCTACACGATGAAAGCGGTCGTTGGGTGTGCGACGTGTGTGGCCGTGCTTACAATCGTGGCGACTCTTTAGCTCACCATCGTAGTATACACAGGGGTGATACGATCTGTCCTATTTGCCAGTCCGTCTTTACTCGAAAGTACACGATGCGTTGTCACATGTTTAACATACACGGTATCAAGTAA